Proteins encoded by one window of Agelaius phoeniceus isolate bAgePho1 chromosome 5, bAgePho1.hap1, whole genome shotgun sequence:
- the PPARA gene encoding peroxisome proliferator-activated receptor alpha isoform X2: MINVIATAKFRKKIVISANTVVFKSAFQLECHIMVAIRFGRMPRSEKAKLKAEILTGENYVEDSEMADLKSLARRIHDAYLKNFNMNKVKARIILAGKTNNNPPFVIHDMDTLCMAEKTLVAKLVANGIQNKEAEVRIFHCCQCTSVETVTELTEFAKSIPGFSNLDLNDQVTLLKYGVYEAIFAMLASVMNKDGMLVAYGNGFITREFLKSLRKPFCDIMEPKFDFAMKFNALDLDDSDISLFVAAIICCGDRPGLVNVGHIEKMQESIVHVLKLHLQNNHPDDTFLFPKLLQKMADLRQLVTEHAQLVQIIKKTESDAHLHPLLQEIYRDMY, from the exons ATGATAAATGTGATCGCAACtgcaaaattcagaaaaaaaatcgtAATAAGTGCCAATACTGTCGTTTTCAAAAGTGCCTTTCAGTTGGAATGTCACATAATGGTAG CAATACGTTTTGGACGAATGCCGAGGTCTGAGAAGGCCAAGCTCAAAGCAGAAATTCTGACAGGTGAAAATTATGTAGAAGATTCAGAAATGGCAGATCTCAAATCTCTTGCCAGAAGAATTCATGATGCCTACCTGAAAAACTTCAATATGAACAAGGTTAAAGCCAGAATCATCCTTGCAGGGAAAACAAATAACAATCCA CCATTTGTTATTCATGATATGGATACCTTATGCATGGCAGAGAAGACCCTGGTGGCAAAACTGGTGGCCAATGGGATTCAGAACAAGGAAGCAGAGGTTCGAATCTTCCACTGCTGCCAGTGCACGTCTGTGGAGACTgtcacagaactcacagaattTGCCAAATCCATCCCTGGCTTCTCCAACCTGGACCTGAACGATCAGGTGACACTGTTGAAGTATGGGGTGTATGAAGCCATATTTGCCATGTTGGCCTCTGTGATGAACAAGGACGGGATGCTGGTGGCTTATGGGAATGGATTTATAACCCGGGAGTTCCTGAAAAGCCTGAGAAAGCCATTCTGTGATATAATGGAGCCAAAATTTGATTTTGCAATGAAATTCAATGCACTGGATTTGGATGATAGCGATATATCCCTTTTTGTTGCTGCCATTATTTGCTGTGGAG ATCGTCCTGGTCTTGTAAATGTAGGACACATTGAAAAAATGCAGGAGAGCATTGTGCATGTACTGAAACTTCACTTGCAAAACAACCATCCTGATGACACCTTCCTCTTCCCAAAACTTCTCCAAAAAATGGCTGACCTCCGACAGCTGGTCACAGAGCATGCTCAGCTTGTTCAGATAATCAAGAAGACTGAATCTGATGCACATTTACACCCTTTACTACAGGAAATCTACAGGGATATGTATTAA
- the CDPF1 gene encoding cysteine-rich DPF motif domain-containing protein 1 codes for MDAPKEVHTAGEFRCELCELSALCTYYGQMSPNSHSIVLLEEGYVMRDPFTPDKNKFLIIRSHCSLCSRAVCVGTNCSLFYSKSFCLPCVKENLKAFPLEIQEDMDKRKPRQKSCK; via the exons ATGGATGCTCCCAAAGAAGTTCACACAGCAGGAGAGTTCAGATGTGAGCTGTGTGAGTTATCAGCCCTGTGCACATATTATGGGCAGATGTCACCAAACTCTCACTCGATTGT GCTTTTGGAAGAAGGCTATGTCATGAGGGATCCTTTCACCCCTGACAAGAACAAGTTCCTCATCATTAGGTCTCATTGCAGTTTGTGTAGCAGAGCAGTATGTGTTGGTACA AACTGTAGTCTGTTCTACTCCAAAAGTTTCTGCCTCCCCTGTGTGAAGGAAAACCTAAAGGCCTTTCCTTTGGAAATACAAGAAGACATGGATAAAAGGAAGCCCCGGCAGAAATCCTGCAAATAA
- the PKDREJ gene encoding polycystin family receptor for egg jelly → MAALLLLLLLQLLACCRRGSAASPVRLQPSPLRVSCPGPHGQVFQRQDNEHRVSCLWNSTVTLHYQPAPGAGLEVEGDVGQPPSPPCCLWYLNGASLRNISRWSGQVVLQTEAPSSGASSLLTVQCSSASCAAPECFHRNVSVEIAEQDMRLFVLWPQTHVIQAWQPVELGWCARLKSAGWQYRFSSRGGVPSSLLLPSSEHQDTTSPAVYPTVELEQTCATYYSYRLTVRYRHPGIHVASVSVEEMPHISLNLSLKVEPDLVHVLSVSSKLLSVPQQPLSLSWWLQPLTLSTLAYRLVDTQAIGGWLCSYSSFTLPSNFCAISTPQSLDEIVVASVYFHVDGKRFEELMGELHLLNGTLSLTAGKETPIRVDLCPGKTKSSTYIFRYSQGTFYTSKDNNSTFSTDCPNTHTVFYQYKELSYLLTIEFLALQWYKFKMYLYMNQKRALIRSLAERDLDIHVFSSARPSVLQNFSYLVWFIPTQHPMLQCEWTFYLQLFGTKKDHIVQRSTYTYNDHVKNATRFVRRSTLPFDAEKYTGFVAKVNCTSSAPTPALLSVRVNNRTAKTIEAPVVCKQKNCRILRCWIQRPTPRSIILYKKRALEFFLFVKLNVDCDIGISIRPQWQVYPAVDTKTEPDWSKPVNTSSMFGVRMIHLTVPANSLDYGLYLFYFTAEVVPVRTSIVLKAHDMIYVQIERADLVANISGGSVRTVKFSDRWTLDGSASSDPDSEERPLIFTWYCTKDLADYKTMRFKWKNRCHPFQKDLRWITPSGPIQTIPPEYLPGSTLYYFRLVIQKGRRMAYADQVIEIDPGPPLVLDVKCLENCGTSLIPTERFALSGKCSNCKPSNKPLYHWSLFSDTSNEIDFDWDSKTSTGRSGAYLSIHAMTFIKPQYPTYILHLSVTTWDGRSTSYRRPFAVNTPPQDGRCNIRPRYGFAFQTKFVVKCRGFSDSHLPLTYKVIVASNIPQTTTVSSVVENTFGTILYFGSEPKTPPSFLPVGMPSRWYRLTIHVQVRDAFRAFTQVSLRAYVRRPLRAQSLVRVFHDLLDSASHLSVSTSAQQIGDRLRAGYLIYLAASLLNSVKTIPTVQLPQAHLRETVVKAALNISVNSIMEINQVVAVISEITESVEKMNVRSQDLAIGKLTEVTGILKRQRSQIHWSEGAEIQTSGILRCLSNVLRADLLHLKNVSANGIQHVFSIMEGVTEVVFWGKVPEEIETLIETEHWNITLKKNEAWNITNYLPETDTCHNCFYPIMRRGNVSGVAPDTVFSTAVFEFDDSPFPWLGYTSDIISMVMGFKMAETKTDGDLVPFMPERADAFLARKGGVATFNLLMGPDKTQTYTTGGFHFEINETATSMYFQIMTKLKVTFKVLIFTGTNLTGAQPVASFIAFHNMQTVASGNETIIDDCSVKGPYIVCLPKSLLVDIVQKGGADTQNITVVLKTHYILRYPNQKMVSIYIFNDQCLFLNGIENEWSKETCVIGPLTNWEKVHCICVSMRRRRSVSALPAPSIRFLAAKVVVLPNTVDLGRNLIADIPKNPLTLIIVLCIFIIFLLLCCWAIRRDRAEREIKYIIVLPDNEASDDGSFLVTLYTGSRCNAGTKAEVFLQLIGQYGRSKFRCLWHQPSPAFQRGSIDCFLITTKKKLGDISSFKVRLNNDGISPTWFLSRAEVEDMSTRKVWFFLCRKWLSLDKNDPSRALKFSVTDPQTPLPKIDYFLIHFNRRLTEYHLWLSIFAPVNAGAFTRFQRLCTFLAVLLFTLLVNIMFFNAGKDDEAPIYLRYMRSISVGIECALLTLPVEMLIIVLFKYSQKDPPPVVTKMYPKVDSTYWNNCIVSEKDANVIDTQEETTSVSSPQVGKTPQKSGSSFLEGSILSKVRRLSTTIRQLRKIPDSEPLLWWWCVPVAWGLVLTITVLSSFFIVLYGLSYGYQTSREWLIASGTSFLQNVFFNSILKSLLFTAMSTIRPRYCEDIRWVTREKHVEINSAEETQSTGHRRQSEDTRWATQEKPVGTNSAEETQSTVRPRYSEDTTLETQEKPVGINSAEETQRDT, encoded by the coding sequence ATGGCCGcgctcctccttctcctccttctgcaGCTGCTCGCCTGCTGCCGCCGGGGCTCGGCGGCGTCTCCTGTCCGTCTCCAGCCGTCACCCCTGCGGGTCAGCTGCCCGGGCCCTCACGGCCAAGTCTTCCAGCGGCAGGACAACGAGCACAGGGTGTCGTGCCTGTGGAACAGCACCGTGACCCTGCATTACCAGCCcgccccaggagcagggctggaggtaGAGGGGGACGTGGGGCAGCCACCATCCCCACCTTGCTGCCTCTGGTACCTGAACGGGGCCTCTCTGAGGAACATCTCACGCTGGTCAGGCCAGGTGGTACTGCAGACAGAAGCTCCCTCATCCGGGGCTTCCAGCCTTCTTACAGTGCAGTGCTCGTCTGCCTCCTGCGCTGCACCCGAGTGCTTTCACCGCAACGTGAGCGTGGAGATCGCCGAGCAGGATATGCGGCTGTTCGTGCTTTGGCCGCAGACACACGTTATCCAAGCGTGGCAGCccgtggagctgggctggtgtgCACGCCTCAAGAGTGCTGGCTGGCAGTACCGCTTCAGCAGCCGGGGAGGTGTCCCCTCGagccttctccttcccagcagtGAGCACCAGGACACAACATCACCTGCTGTCTATCCAACAGTTGAGCTGGAACAGACCTGTGCCACCTACTACAGCTACCGCTTGACTGTGCGCTACAGGCACCCCGGGATCCACGTTGCTTCGGTCAGTGTTGAGGAGATGCCTCACATAAGCCTCAACCTCTCTCTCAAGGTGGAGCCTGACTTGGTGCATGTCCTCAGTGTCAGCTCCAAGCTCCTTAGTGTTCCTCAGCAGCCCCTCAGCTTGTCCTGGTGGCTTCAGCCCCTTACCCTGAGTACACTTGCCTACAGACTGGTGGACACACAGGCTATAGGAGGTTGGCTCTGCTCCTACAGTTCATTTACACTGCCAAGCAACTTCTGTGCCATTTCTACACCTCAGAGCCTGGATGAGATAGTGGTGGCCAGCGTTTATTTCCATGTTGATGGAAAGAGGTTTGAGGAATTGATGGGGGAACTGCACCTGCTCAATGGTACCTTGAGCTTAACTGCTGGCAAAGAAACTCCCATACGTGTCGACCTTTGTCCAGGGAAGACCAAGAGCAGCACTTACATTTTCAGGTACAGCCAGGGAACATTTTACACATCTAAAGACAACAACAGCACTTTTTCCACAGATTgtcccaacacacacactgTGTTCTACCAATACAAGGAGCTCTCCTACTTACTCACTATAGAGTTTCTGGCCTTACAGTGGTACAAGTTCAAAATGTACCTTTATATGAATCAGAAGAGGGCTTTGATTAGGTCACTGGCAGAAAGAGACCTTGACATCCACGTTTTCAGCAGTGCCCGTCCTTCTGTTCTGCAGAACTTTAGTTATTTAGTGTGGTTTATCCCTACACAACATCCGATGCTTCAGTGCGAGTGGACCTTCTATCTGCAGCTTTTTGGCACAAAAAAAGACCATATTGTCCAGAGAAGCACATACACATACAATGACCACGTAAAAAATGCCACGCGTTTTGTCCGTCGCTCTACTTTACCCTTTGATGCAGAGAAATACACGGGGTTTGTGGCAAAAGTGAACTGCACCAGCAGTGCACCTACACCGGCTCTTTTAAGTGTCAGGGTCAACAACCGCACTGCAAAAACCATAGAAGCACCAGTGGTTTGTAAGCAAAAAAATTGTAGGATACTCAGGTGTTGGATTCAGAGACCTACTCCCAGATCCATTATCTTGTACAAGAAAAGGGCATTagaatttttcctctttgtcaAGCTGAACGTAGACTGCGACATTGGCATATCTATCAGGCCTCAATGGCAAGTCTATCCTGCCGTGGACACAAAAACTGAGCCGGACTGGTCAAAGCCAGTAAACACTTCGAGCATGTTTGGCGTAAGAATGATACATTTAACTGTTCCCGCTAATAGTTTAGATTATGGGTTGTATCTGTTTTATTTCACTGCTGAGGTAGTCCCAGTTAGGACCTCAATAGTCCTCAAGGCCCATGATATGATTTATGTTCAGATTGAGAGAGCTGATCTAGTGGCAAACATCTCAGGAGGCTCTGTCCGCACAGTGAAATTTTCTGATAGATGGACTCTTGATGGTTCTGCATCCTCTGATCCTGATTCAGAGGAAAGACCATTGATATTTACTTGGTACTGCACTAAAGACTTAGCAGACTATAAAACCATGAGATTCAAATGGAAAAACAGATGCCATCCATTCCAGAAGGATTTGAGATGGATAACACCCTCAGGTCCCATTCAAACAATACCACCAGAATACCTCCCAGGAAGCACCTTATACTACTTTCGCCTGGTGATTCAAAAGGGCAGAAGGATGGCTTATGCTGATCAAGTTATAGAAATAGATCCTGGCCCTCCACTCGTTCTGGATGTGAAATGCCTTGAAAACTGTGGTACCAGTTTAATTCCAACAGAGAGATTTGCCCTATCTGGAAAATGCTCAAACTGTAAACCGAGCAACAAGCCATTATATCACTGGTCCCTTTTTTCAGACACCTCTAATGAAATTGATTTTGATTGGGATTCCAAAACATCAACGGGGAGGTCTGGGGCTTACCTGTCTATACATGCTATGACTTTCATAAAGCCTCAATATCCAACCTACATACTTCACTTAAGCGTAACTACCTGGGATGGTAGGTCCACCTCCTACAGAAGACCCTTTGCAGTAAATACTCCACCTCAGGATGGCAGGTGTAACATCAGACCCCGCTACGGGTTTGCCTTTCAGACAAAATTTGTTGTTAAGTGTAGAGGATTTTCTGACAGCCATTTACCTCTGACATATAAAGTGATAGTAGCTTCCAACATACCCCAGACTACCACAGTAAGTTCTGTGGTGGAAAACACATTTGGCACAATTCTGTACTTTGGTTCTGAGCCTAAAACTCCTCCATCTTTTCTCCCAGTTGGAATGCCCTCTCGTTGGTACCGTTTGACAATTCACGTTCAAGTCCGTGATGCGTTCAGGGCATTTACCCAGGTGAGTTTACGTGCCTATGTGAGGAGGCCACTTAGAGCTCAATCCCTTGTACGTGTGTTTCATGACCTGCTGGATTCAGCAAGCCATTTAAGCGTGTCCACATCTGCTCAGCAAATTGGTGATCGTCTTAGAGCTGGTTATTTGATTTATCTTGCAGCCTCACTCTTAAACTCTGTTAAAACCATACCAACTGTCCAGCTCCCCCAGGCTCACCTTCGGGAAACTGTGGTTAAAGCAGCCTTGAATATTTCAGTAAATAGCATCATGGAAATCAACCAAGTAGTGGCTGTTATTTCTGAAATCACAGAGTCAGTTGAGAAAATGAATGTTAGGTCACAAGACCTTGCCATTGGGAAACTGACAGAAGTAACAGGAATTCTGAAGAGACAGAGGAGTCAGATCCATTGGTCTGAGGGAGCAGAAATTCAGACCAGTGGAATACTAAGATGCTTGTCCAATGTCCTAAGAGCTGATCTTCTGCATCTCAAGAATGTCAGTGCAAATGGAATTCAACATGTTTTCTCCATCATGGAAGGTGTAACAGAGGTAGTTTTCTGGGGAAAAGTCCCTGAAGAAATAGAAACTCTAATAGAAACAGAACACTGGAATATCACTCTGAAGAAAAATGAAGCCTGGAACATTACAAATTATTTGCCTGAAACAGACACCTGCCACAATTGTTTTTATCCAATAATGAGAAGAGGAAATGTTTCAGGAGTGGCGCCGGACACCGTGTTTTCTACTGCCGTTTTTGAATTTGATGACAGCCCCTTCCCATGGTTAGGTTACACATCAGATATTATATCAATGGTCATGGGGTTTAAAATGGCAGAGACTAAGACTGATGGGGATCTAGTTCCATTCATGCCTGAAAGAGCAGACGCTTTTCTTGCCAGGAAAGGTGGAGTTGCTACTTTTAATTTACTAATGGGACCCGATAAAACACAAACTTACACAACTGGAGGATTTCATTTTGAGATCAATGAAACTGCCACGAGCATGTACTTCCAGATCATGACAAAATTAAAAGTTACTTTCAAGGTGCTGATATTTACAGGTACCAATCTTACTGGCGCTCAGCCCGTGGCCTCATTTATTGCTTTTCACAACATGCAAACAGTTGCAAGTGGAAATGAGACAATCATTGATGACTGTAGCGTTAAAGGTCCCTATATAGTCTGTCTCCCAAAGTCCCTGCTGGTAGACATAGTGCAGAAAGGTGGTGCAGACACTCAGAACATCACTGTTGTCTTGAAGACACACTATATCTTAAGGTACCCAAACCAGAAAATGGTGAGCATATACATTTTTAATGACCAGTGCCTATTTCTGAATGGGATTGAAAATGAGTGGAGCAAAGAGACATGTGTGATTGGTCCCCTGACCAACTGGGAGAAGGTGCACTGTATCTGTGTCTCCATGCGGCGTCGCAGGAGTGTGTCAGCCcttccagcacccagcatcagGTTCCTGGCAGCCAAAGTAGTAGTTCTTCCCAACACAGTAGATCTGGGGAGAAACCTGATAGCAGACATACCTAAAAACCCACTGACCCTCATAATAGTGCTCTGTATTTTTATCATCTTcttgcttttgtgctgctgggCTATAAGAAGAGACAGGGCTGAGAGGGAGATCAAGTACATTATCGTTCTGCCAGACAATGAGGCCTCTGATGATGGGAGCTTTTTGGTCACTCTGTACACAGGCAGTCGCTGCAATGCTGGGACCAAAGCAGAGGTCTTCCTGCAGCTCATCGGCCAGTACGGCAGGAGTAAATTCCGTTGTTTATGGCACCAGCCTTCTCCAGCTTTCCAACGGGGAAGCATTGATTGCTTTCTGATAACTACTAAGAAAAAATTGGGAGATATTAGTTCCTTCAAGGTCAGGCTCAATAACGATGGCATATCTCCAACCTGGTTCTTAAGCAGAGCTGAAGTTGAGGACATGTCCACCAGGAAGGTCTGGTTCTTTCTGTGCAGAAAATGGCTTTCCCTTGACAAGAACGATCCCTCACGAGCCTTGAAATTTTCTGTCACAGACCCCCAGACACCTCTACCCAAAATCGACTATTTTCTTATTCATTTTAACAGGAGACTAACAGAGTACCATCTGTGGCTCTCAATTTTTGCTCCTGTTAACGCTGGGGCTTTCACCAGGTTCCAAAGGTTGTGTACATTTTTAGCAGTACTATTATTCACCTTGCTTGTTAACATTATGTTCTTTAATGCTGGAAAGGATGACGAAGCTCCAATATACCTGAGGTATATGAGATCAATATCAGTAGGAATTGAATGTGCTTTGCTTACCCTCCCTGTGGAAATGTTAATAATTGTCTTATTTAAGTATTCCCAGAAGGATCCTCCTCCTGTTGTGACTAAGATGTACCCAAAGGTAGATTCTACGTACTGGAATAATTGCATAGTATCTGAAAAAGATGCAAATGTAATTGACACACAGGAGGAGACGACATCTGTGAGCTCCCCTCAGGTGGGTAAAACGCCCCAGAAGTCAGGTTCCAGTTTCCTAGAAGGGAGCATCTTGTCCAAAGTCAGGAGACTAAGCACTACCATCAGGCAGCTCCGCAAGATCCCGGACAGCGAGCCCTTGCTGTGGTGGTGGTGTGTCCCTGTGGCCTGGGGCCTGGTTCTCACCATAACCGTGCTCTCATCCTTCTTCATCGTGCTCTATGGTTTGTCCTACGGCTACCAGACTTCCCGAGAGTGGCTCATAGCATCTGGAACTTCCTTTCTTCAGAACGTGTTTTTCAATTCAATTCTGAAATCCTTACTTTTCACAGCTATGAGCACAATTCGTCCAAGATACTGTGAAGATATCAGATGGGTAACTCGGGAAAAGCATGTGGAGATTAACTCAGCTGAAGAAACTCAGAGCACAGGTCATCGAAGACAGTCTGAAGATACCAGATGGGCAACTCAGGAAAAGCCTGTGGGGACTAACTCAGCTGAAGAAACTCAGAGCACAGTTCGTCCAAGATACTCTGAAGATACCACATTGGAAACTCAGGAAAAGCCTGTGGGGATTAACTCAGCTGAAGAAACTCAAAGAGATACTTGA